The stretch of DNA GTGACGGTGTAGTCACGAGTACGTTGCTCGGTACGGCAGCGTTGGACTTCAACGGCACGGGTGCGTTGCTCGGTGGTGTACTTGGTCACGTTGACGGTACGGCTACGAGTTTCGCTACGAGTGCGGGTTACAGGAACCATTCGCGTTTGCGTTTGGGTCGTGTAGCTGGTCACGGTGTAAGTGTAAGGAACTTGCTCACACTGGACTTGGTACGTCGTGCAAGGAACCTGTTCGGTTACCAAGTTCGGGCACCACACTTTCTTGTAGCAAACCGTTGGGCACGAAACGACTGGAGCACAGCCACAGCTTGATTCGCATCCGCCGCAACTGTCGCAGGACGATCCACAGCTCGATCCGCCACCGCAACCACTGCCACAACCGTGGCCGCCTTTGCAACCGAGAACTCCACCCAGTAGTCCGCCGAGAACGCCACGGCGAGCACTGCCGCCACCGTATGCGCTACCGCTGCTGGTGCCGCCACTGGTAACAGCAACCGTTTGGTAACTGCCTGCGTCGCGGGTCACTGTTCGCATGGTTGTCACAGGAACTCGCTTGCTAACGGTACGGTAAGCGGTGCGTTGTTCTTGGACAGGAACTCGGACAGTGTAGTTTTGAGCGACTTGCTCGGTGTAAGGAACTTGAACGGTGTAGTTCTGAGTTACTTGCTCGGTGTAAGGAACCGTTACCGAATACGGTTGTTCAATCGTTTCGGTGTAAGGAACGTTGACGTTATAGGTTTGCGTCATCGTTTCGGTGTAAGGAACCTGAACCGTGTAGTTCTGCGCAACTTCTTCGGTGTAAGGAACGCTCACTTGATACGACTCGGTGCGACTCGAGGTCACAGGAACTTGAACCGTGTAGGTTTGCTCAACGTTCTCGGTGTAAGGAACGCTAACGGTGTAGCTTTCTTCGCGAGTTTGCTGAACTGGAACTTGCACCGTATAAGCTTGCTCAACTTGCTCGGTGTAAGGAACCGTCACGGTGTAGTCTTGAGTCATCGTTTCGGTGTAAGGAACGCAAACGGTGTAAGTCTGTTCGACTTGCGACGTCTGAGGAACCTGCACCGTGTACGTTTGAGCGACTTGCTCGGTGTAAGGAACCGAAACTTGGTAGGACTGTTCGACTTGCGTCGTCACAGGAACCTGTACCGTGTAAGGAACTTCCTCGGTGTAAGGAACAGCAACCTGAACGGTGTACTCTTCGGTGCGAGTTTGAGTCTGCGGCACGTTGACCGTGTACTGCTGCTCACGAGTTTCGACTCGAGCGACTTGTCGAGTGACACTTCGCATGCGAGTACGAGTCTCTTGCTGATAGCTAGTCACAGGAACTTCGCGAGTCTCGGTGACCATTTGCGAACGCATCACAGTGCGGGTCTCGTAGGAAACCGATGGACCACAAGCTCCACCAGCACCCAAAGCACCACTGCCGTAACCGCTGTCGCTTCCAAGAACAACGCCAGAGCTAGCCGAAAGGCCAGCGCCGCCGCCGATGCATGCACCCGATCCGCTTGAACAGGGGGCGCAATTGCAATTGCCTGCTGCGCTAACGCTAGCAGTGGTCAGCACGAATGCCGACGCGTAGAACATTTTTGAAATCCACTTCACAGTAGAAATCCTCCTCGAGGGGACAGAAAGAATATGAGATGTGCTTTGGCCCGTGCTAAATACGTGCTCCAGCCTCCGCATCCCCCGAGCGGTTAACCGATACTAGAACAAAGGGATCGTAATACAACTTTGTTCAGGTCCGATTCCAAAAAAAAATCGGCAGGCCGTTTTGGCCTGCCGATTGAAGTGATTGATCGAGGATGAAAGGTGGCTTTTTTTGCCATTTCACCCGGTTTTCTATGCGGTTTTGAAGTTACCGAGTTCGGAACACCTGACCAGGCTGGATGTTGGTGGGGTAGCCTTGGTTAGTGATGGGTGTGCCAGTGGTGCTTCGGGTGGCCGAGCTACGAGTTGTGGTGCTGCGAGGGGCTGGGGCCTTCTCTTCGACCTTCTGGTTGACCAAGTTCCAACGCTTGCCATTGAGGCCCGATGCTGGATTCCAGTCCAATCCAGGAACAAACATGATCGAGGCAATGTTGCTGCCATTGATGGTGGCGGTGCCCCATTCGGTATCGACAGTGACCAGCTTGACATCGGTCGCACCGGTGATCGAGTCACCGTTTAGCATCACGACGGTGGTGCTGGCGTTCTCGGCCGAAGCAAAGCGGATGCCGGCAACTTCTGAAAGTGGAATGCTGGCTCCGCCGAACGAAGTTTGCATTTCAAGTGTCGTGGTGTCGGTCAGTGTGCCTTCGAGGCGCGTTTTGCTGAGCAAATCAACGGCAACGCTTAAAGGACGAACGGCTGGTGCTTTGGCACTTGAAGTAGCGCGAGCGACAGGCTTCGCCTTTGGAATTTCTTTCTTCGCTTCTTCTTGAGCCGAAACATTGCTGACCGTCAGGGCTGCAATGGCGAGTGCGGCAACGCAACTGCGGAGGGAAAACAACGATTTCATAGGTAGACTCTCTGTAAGGTGAGAACTGCGGTTTTCAAACATGGATGTTTCGAACGATGGCAAGACTCTGCCTTCGATGGATTCGACACTAGTTCGCAGTCCAACCTCGCTGACACGAATGCGATCGTGATCGAGCAATATTCCAGAGAGGGGGCGTTATAGTCGGCATAGCTTGTACAGCCCGACGATTCCCGTGGTAGAGGCTACGGCGTCAATGTGGCTGGCGCGACGTGGTTGAAGATCGTCCAGTAATGAGAGAACGCCGCGGTCATCACCATCAGGTGCCAACCGGCGTGCAGGTAACGGACTTTGCGATCGTTCACTAATAGTACGACCCCAAGCGTGTAGAAGATTCCGCCGATGAACATCCAGGTCACCACCACCGAGGGAACTTGTCCGAACAGCGGGATCGCAGGTAGCCAACCCAACAATAGGTACGAGATGGTTCCGCTTGAATTGACTCGGTGCTTCATCGCGACCTTGTGAAAGAAGCCAGCACCCGCGGCAATCCAAATCGCCCACAGCAACCACGTGCGGGTGCCATCAGTGGCAAACCGATAAACGATGGGGGTGTAAGTGCCCGAAATCATCGCGTAGATCATGGCTTGGTCCCAAGATCGCAACACGTTCAACAGCGGGCTGGGTTTAACCAAATGAGAAAGCGTCGAGAAGAAAAACGTCCCAAAAACCGAGGCAATGTACGCGGCACAAGCGATGGCCATTCCCGTGCTTTCCTGCTGCGCTCGCAGTACCAGGAAATAGCCCAGAACCAGTGTCGCAATTGCCGCGATGCCGTGCGTGATCGCATTGGCCCACTCTTGGCCGGCTTGCCATGGTGGTTCGCCAAATTCGTCTACTCGTTCAAGTTCGATCAAGGGAGAGGCTTGGTCGGTCGGCACAGGTAGCTTTCGTGAAGGCGTTGCGAATACAGTTGATTTGATGGCGATTGAACTAACTTCCAGCCTGGAATGTTGAAATCGCAGGCTGGAAGCTTACGCCTCTTTTCAAGTACGGCAACTATGGCGCGATCGCAACCGGTCGTGCCCAACCACGACTTCGCAACCAAGTCGCACACAAATCTGGCCAAGCGTCAGTCGGTTTGCCATCGGTGCGTCCACCAAATCCATGACCACCACTACCGAAGACATGAAGCGAAGCGGGAACCTTATTTTGGTGAAGTGCCGTGTAAATTGCCACACTGCTGAGCGCGCTAACATTGTCATCGGCGGCATGAGCAAGAAACATCGGTGGAGTGTTTTCGTTAACGCTTAGCTCATCAATCAAATCAGTTGTGCCTTCGCGGTTAAGCCACGCCGGATAGATTAAAACGCCAAAGTCGGGTCGTATCGAAACTTCATCAGACGAATCGATCGGTTCATAGTGTCGCGTTTCTGAGAATGCTGCTCTCGCCGAAGCGTTGCCGCCTGCCGAAAATCCTAATACGCCCACCGTCTTGGCTTGAACTCCTGAAATTTGTCCACTACGGACCAGGCTGATACTGCGTTGAATGTCTTGAACGGGAGCAAGCCATTTGACTTCCTCGCGTTTGGTGGGCACTCGATACTTCAAGACCGCCGCGGCCACTCCGATCTCGTTGAGCCACTGAGCGATCTCGGTGCCTTCCAAATCCCAGGCAAGGATGTTGTAGCCTCCGCCGGGGGCAATCAACACGATGGTATCGCTGGAACCGTGTTGAGGGATGTAAACGTGCAATTGAGGAACGGAAACGTTCCCGAGCCGAATCACGCTTCGCCCGGCAACATTGCGACCGTCGGGGCCCGAAGTGTCTTTTTCAGCTTCCGTAGGTGCATTCCATTGAGGCGGCGAATCAGGCCAAATCGGAATGACCATGTCGGCCTTTGGTTCGGTTTGACTGTTTGCCGTGGACGGTTGATCGGCTCTCACACTGCCGAAGCAGCAAGCACCAAGCATGAGTACGAAGGCAGGGAATCGATTTCGGTGGGATAGCATTAGGTGGGCTCAAACATAGGAGTTTCGGTTGGGTCTCGTACGCTCTCTTATTGTTGGTAGCACCACGGAAGGCACGCAACCCACCGACTTAACCAATTGAGATAAACTATTGGCTGCGAACATTTGAAGCGAAGCACGCGATCGTCCGGGGGGACGTCATGTCAAAGCATGAATTGGAGCGACGAGGGCGAATCCTTGCGTTGGACAAGGAATGGGGCAAAGAAATAGTGGTTGACGATCCCAAGGGCTGGCTTTCGACGCAGCGGCCTTGGCTCGGCATCACCAGTAGTAGACTGGGGCACGATGGCGAATTGCATCAACGTGTTTGTCGCTTTCTTAGTCGCTGCATTCTTGACGCCCGGTCCCGAAACGCTGTCCTGGTGATTGCCAAAGGCTCTGCGATTGAATCATGGGCGACTCGCGCTGCGGAGCTGTGGGGCGCCGACCTCATTCGTGTGTGCTGCGAAGCGAAATGTGTTTGTGTGTCCTCCGATGCACAGGCCAGAACATTGGATTTCTCGGGCTGTTGTGACGCCGAAGTGCATTTG from Rubripirellula amarantea encodes:
- a CDS encoding ribonuclease E domain-containing protein; this encodes MFYASAFVLTTASVSAAGNCNCAPCSSGSGACIGGGAGLSASSGVVLGSDSGYGSGALGAGGACGPSVSYETRTVMRSQMVTETREVPVTSYQQETRTRMRSVTRQVARVETREQQYTVNVPQTQTRTEEYTVQVAVPYTEEVPYTVQVPVTTQVEQSYQVSVPYTEQVAQTYTVQVPQTSQVEQTYTVCVPYTETMTQDYTVTVPYTEQVEQAYTVQVPVQQTREESYTVSVPYTENVEQTYTVQVPVTSSRTESYQVSVPYTEEVAQNYTVQVPYTETMTQTYNVNVPYTETIEQPYSVTVPYTEQVTQNYTVQVPYTEQVAQNYTVRVPVQEQRTAYRTVSKRVPVTTMRTVTRDAGSYQTVAVTSGGTSSGSAYGGGSARRGVLGGLLGGVLGCKGGHGCGSGCGGGSSCGSSCDSCGGCESSCGCAPVVSCPTVCYKKVWCPNLVTEQVPCTTYQVQCEQVPYTYTVTSYTTQTQTRMVPVTRTRSETRSRTVNVTKYTTEQRTRAVEVQRCRTEQRTRDYTVTKYRTETRTRMVAVQRCRTETRTREVPVTTMTTQTRTRMVPVTRTRTETRTRTVPYTVMNTETRTRTVNVQRTRQETRTRTYQVQKTRQETRTRTVPVTTMTTETRTRMVPVTRTRLETRTRMVPQTTMTTEQRTRTVQRTRMESQTRSRQVNFTVNVPETRTRSYNVTVYDNVTEEVPETYTVCVPVQSTRTVQVQVCKQVPTTVTVPVYGNAAPAIMSAPAGTEGYSEGGIISDGGSYGGEVIMDSGYSEGAVMETGAGCTSCGN
- the trhA gene encoding PAQR family membrane homeostasis protein TrhA — encoded protein: MPTDQASPLIELERVDEFGEPPWQAGQEWANAITHGIAAIATLVLGYFLVLRAQQESTGMAIACAAYIASVFGTFFFSTLSHLVKPSPLLNVLRSWDQAMIYAMISGTYTPIVYRFATDGTRTWLLWAIWIAAGAGFFHKVAMKHRVNSSGTISYLLLGWLPAIPLFGQVPSVVVTWMFIGGIFYTLGVVLLVNDRKVRYLHAGWHLMVMTAAFSHYWTIFNHVAPATLTP
- a CDS encoding alpha/beta hydrolase, whose protein sequence is MVIPIWPDSPPQWNAPTEAEKDTSGPDGRNVAGRSVIRLGNVSVPQLHVYIPQHGSSDTIVLIAPGGGYNILAWDLEGTEIAQWLNEIGVAAAVLKYRVPTKREEVKWLAPVQDIQRSISLVRSGQISGVQAKTVGVLGFSAGGNASARAAFSETRHYEPIDSSDEVSIRPDFGVLIYPAWLNREGTTDLIDELSVNENTPPMFLAHAADDNVSALSSVAIYTALHQNKVPASLHVFGSGGHGFGGRTDGKPTDAWPDLCATWLRSRGWARPVAIAP